One part of the Corynebacterium aurimucosum ATCC 700975 genome encodes these proteins:
- the sepH gene encoding septation protein SepH — MREIFLAPSDSTDTSLVLRAEDGEEFFLEVTDELRELFAPADSAESESETAAEGSAAQEEDDATTATEDSSTASAQAERSTGLHTVMPASGGSPSSPQSQPTPQAQEIRLRPNEIQSRIRAGATAAEIAEELDVPESRIEPFAHPVLLERARIADVAKQAHPIREDGPAKLTLWEILATAFAARGHSLSEATWDAYRHQGEPWILRITWKTGLSANEAEWTFKQTMSSPATVEARNSVAADLTDPDFVQPVRSLTSVGRGERYDEAIDGRDYAEDLEVNEDARAGAPGVTELSSYAGVGEDTDGYAEPSVLPSPHGGEHPADTANAEEASAATEESAQQSEEKETGVDEDFLQNPDPEPKPTKRRRKAVTPHWEDVLLGVRSSTKRPRN; from the coding sequence ATGCGCGAGATTTTCCTCGCACCCAGCGACTCAACTGACACCTCGCTCGTCCTCCGGGCTGAGGATGGTGAGGAGTTCTTCCTCGAAGTCACCGACGAGCTTCGCGAGCTTTTCGCTCCCGCCGACTCTGCCGAATCCGAGTCCGAAACCGCGGCGGAAGGCTCGGCCGCCCAGGAGGAGGACGACGCCACCACGGCAACCGAAGATTCCTCCACCGCGTCTGCACAGGCTGAGCGCTCCACCGGCTTGCACACCGTCATGCCTGCCTCTGGCGGCTCACCTTCCTCCCCGCAGAGCCAGCCCACACCGCAGGCACAAGAAATCCGCCTGCGCCCCAATGAGATTCAATCCCGCATCCGCGCCGGCGCAACCGCCGCGGAGATCGCTGAGGAACTCGACGTTCCGGAATCCCGCATCGAGCCTTTCGCGCACCCGGTGCTCTTGGAGAGGGCGCGAATCGCGGACGTCGCCAAGCAGGCGCACCCCATCCGCGAGGATGGCCCGGCCAAGCTCACCTTGTGGGAGATTCTGGCCACCGCCTTCGCCGCCCGCGGGCACTCGCTGTCGGAGGCCACGTGGGATGCCTACCGTCACCAGGGCGAGCCGTGGATCCTGCGCATCACGTGGAAGACCGGGCTGTCCGCCAACGAGGCCGAGTGGACCTTCAAACAGACCATGTCCTCGCCGGCCACGGTGGAAGCACGCAATTCCGTCGCCGCAGACCTCACCGACCCGGACTTCGTACAGCCAGTGCGTTCGCTGACCTCCGTAGGCCGCGGAGAGCGCTACGACGAAGCCATCGATGGCCGTGACTACGCCGAGGACCTAGAGGTCAACGAGGACGCGCGCGCTGGTGCCCCCGGTGTGACGGAGCTGTCCTCCTACGCCGGCGTAGGAGAAGATACCGACGGTTATGCCGAACCTTCCGTGCTTCCCTCCCCGCACGGCGGAGAGCACCCGGCCGACACTGCAAATGCTGAGGAGGCGTCCGCCGCTACCGAAGAGTCCGCGCAGCAGTCGGAGGAGAAGGAAACGGGAGTGGACGAGGACTTCCTCCAGAACCCGGATCCGGAGCCCAAGCCCACCAAGCGTCGCCGTAAGGCCGTCACCCCGCACTGGGAGGATGTGTTGCTCGGCGTTCGCTCCTCTACCAAGCGCCCCCGCAATTAG